A stretch of Caenorhabditis elegans chromosome IV DNA encodes these proteins:
- the Y41E3.7 gene encoding GOLD domain-containing protein (Confirmed by transcript evidence) encodes MASFVFLVDRVCPPFKGFIADKKAIKDAELKEFAPQVTEQSAQPPSLQQVDQRLFEDQRKQIQEALNAQTFHQFSAYAQEQFPGQPEQQTTLIRQLQEQHYQQYMSQVYAQQSTTPNGAEMNPEESHQHQIRRDDDSDVSDDEAGEDLPSNPAISPASLWNRQDINEFKANIKKDGHEGIIKVGHGETVTVRVPTHENGSCLFWEFATDHYDIGFGVYFEWTVADSNQVSVHVSESDDEEDYDEALEAEQAEAGGGGGGAAGQGGPGDVEAGAMQTRRVDPNKPRQDEIIPVYRRDCHEEVYAGSHRYPGRGIYLLKFDNSYSLWRSKTLYYRVYYSK; translated from the exons ATGGCCTCGTTCGTCTTCCTCGTCGATCGTGTGTGTCCGCCGTTCAAGGGATTCATTGCCGATAAGAAGGCTAT aaaagacgCGGAACTGAAAGAATTCGCGCCACAGGTCACTGAACAAAGCGCCCAGCCACCGTCTCTTCAACAAGTTGATCAGAGACTTTTCGAGGATCAGCG GAAGCAAATCCAAGAAGCACTCAACGCACAGACCTTCCATCAATTCTCAGCCTACGCTCAGGAGCAATTCCCAGGACAACCGGAACAACAGACGACACTTATTCGACAGCTCCAAGAGCAACACTATCAACAATACATGTCTCAGGTCTATGCTCAACAATCGACTACGCCGAACGGTGCAGAAATGAATCCAGAGGAGTCGCATCAACATCAGATTCGTCGTGATGATGATTCGGATGTTTCGGATGATGAAGCTGGGGAGGATTTGCCTT ccaACCCTGCAATTTCGCCCGCCTCACTCTGGAATCGGCAGGATATTAATGAGTTCAAGGCGAATATCAAGAAAGACGGACACGAGGGAATTATTAAAGTTGGACACGGCGAGACGGTGACG gtcCGGGTCCCAACTCACGAAAATGGTTCATGTCTATTCTGGGAATTCGCGACGGATCACTACGATATTGGTTTCGGTGTCTACTTTGAATGGACCGTAGCCGACAGTAATCAAGTTTCGGTGCACGTTAGTGAATCCGATGATGAGGAGGATTATGATGAAGCACTTGAAGCGGAGCAGGCGGAAgctggaggtggtggtggaggagcCGCTGGACAGGGTGGACCAGGAGATGTGGAAGCTGGAGCCATGCAGACAAG ACGTGTTGATCCGAACAAGCCGCGGCAGGATGAAATAATTCCGGTGTATCGTCGAGATTGTCACGAAGAAGTGTATGCGGGAAGTCATCGTTATCCGGGTCGCGGAATTTATCTGCTCAAATTCGACAATTCGTATTCTTTGTGGCGTTCGAAGACGCTCTACTATCGTGTCTACTACAGTAAATAa
- the fcd-2 gene encoding FANCD2 (Confirmed by transcript evidence), with translation MLMMPSKSTEKEATRFEIDEIISRFLLSVSDREKFLGLLALLMKIQVEMGKKHSENQEHLVREGISRCEEAVKSSSALRGAFYEHMRIVLQQHKRTEEIRFLSDWSTDLLKRFKNDFFELPPNPESNTDPDSQSTWNLKLNSARLLEIAPMFELIKEIQVLKMRWREEDQDSLTSSYDISVIKNLSFAFEAVLPKDENLPLNRQEKLAQLFFNVQWTRTVLNGFLSQSSVDFLSSDDVSTLSIKNFYVMMDAEKKLAASLVDLATWNVPNLNFGRSGKRDVIVISSEKTKSKKGRKRKSDETTVIGGDGQTNSADVTVNDDDREENLEAEVVKEAPSVLLQLKSHYIPLKLRPIVHLMKLANKKRSALKYLCDELQSVIDTLIKQKKKTPPMLLAARRAAAPTTPNSSKFYHGDSVTIWFCVKKAVEQVWGIVELVFGVFAEQSDASQELKSRVQKDMDDLGEKSLNLIHSILSGELYGGEEKLSPAERVERKSVLIRIIEKKMLSSEHLSNDSEKARVEIGKFLAKSAEFSPTPAVAVAILDVFEDLKLDEDDDAETRKIMAKYALAYLKKDWSKVDELWSKGTRYTCAVRDILHHYIRLRKEKDQLLAIQWILTNKVVQLVPEDDKRKSCVFSQQSDDDLLEKEDRKATFYCISKTTFGVIFKTLFGNLNSRCLKYDMSASAAKNGGVDIEDTLESWETASSCFLILCLLLRINKIRTTAVLTSAIKEGKQFLITVSKKSSFIFLMDNITKGTNFDTICRRVEKILSAVQQGNRVLQSIGTFAKTNKCVLLLKKFPELRAESENCLRVIHSAMVKNECLNAFTVGLVKSRSIDGDIIMDQRASEIDSDSE, from the exons ATGCTCATGATGCCTTCAAAATCCACGGAAAAAGAAGCGACACGCTTTGAAATCGACGAGATAATCAGCCGATTCTTGTTATCTGTCAGTGATCGAGAGAAATTTCTGGGTCTTCTAGCgcttttgatgaaaattcaagtggaaatgggaaaaaagcACTCGGAGAATCAGGAGCATCTTGTTCGTGAGGGGATTTCTCGTTGTGAAGAAGCAGTTAAATCATCGTCTGCTCTTCGTGGAGCATTTTATGAGCACATGAGAATTGTCCTTCAACAGCATAAACGGACAGAGGAGATTCGATTCTTATCCGATTGGTCCACTGATCTActgaaaagatttaaaaatgactttttcGAGTTGCCACCGAATCCAGAATCCAACACCGATCCCGATTCTCAATCCACGTGGAATCTCAAGCTGAACTCGGCGAGGTTGCTGGAAATCGCGCCAATGTTTGAGCTAATTAAAGAGATACAAGTGTTGAAAATGCGTTGGAGAGAAGAGGATCAGGATTCGTTGACGTCGAGTTATGATATAAGTGTCATTAAGAACTTGAGCTTCGCGTTTG AAGCAGTTCTCCCAAAAGATGAAAATCTCCCCCTCAATCGCCAGGAAAAACTCGCCCAATTATTCTTCAACGTCCAATGGACCCGAACAGTTCTCAACGGTTTCCTATCGCAGAGCTCTGTCGATTTTCTGTCTTCTGACGATGTTTCGACGCtttcaatcaaaaacttttacgTGATGATGGATGCAGAGAAGAAGCTCGCCGCTTCTCTTGTAGACCTCGCCACGTGGAATGTaccgaatttgaatttcggaaGAAGCGGGAAACGAGATGTCATTGTGATTAGTTCGGAGAAGACGAAATCGAAGAAAGGGAGGAAGAGAAAAAGTGATGAGACTACTGTAATTGGAGGAGATGGACAGACAAATAGTGCAGATGTTACTGTAAATGATGATGATAGAGAAGAGAATTTGGAGGCAGAAGTTGTTAAAG AGGCTCCAAGCGTCCTCCTACAACTAAAATCCCACTACATTCCACTGAAACTCCGTCCAATTGTGCATCTAATGAAGCTCGCCAACAAAAAACGATCAGCTCTAAAATATCTCTGCGATGAACTTCAATCTGTCATCGATACActtattaaacaaaaaaaaaagacaccaCCAATGTTGTTAGCTGCTCGTCGTGCTGCTGCTCCAACAACTCCAAATTCGTCGAAATTTTATCACGGAGATTCAGTGACAATTTGGTTTTGTGTCAAAAAGGCTGTCGAGCAAGTTTGGGGAATTGTCGAGCTCGTTTTTGGCGTTTTTGCCGAGCAATCTGATGCAAGTCAGGAGTTGAAATCTAGAGTTCAGAAGGATATGGATGATTTGGGAGAGAAGAGTTTGAACTTGATTCATTCGATTTTGAG cGGTGAACTCTATGGTGGTGAGGAGAAGCTTTCCCCGGCAGAACGAGTAGAACGGAAATCTGTGCTAATTCGAATAATCGAGAAGAAAATGCTCAGCTCTGAGCATTTGTCCAATGATTCTGAAAAGGCTCGTGtggaaattggcaaatttcttGCCAAATCTGCAGAGTTCTCACCGACTCCTGCGGTTGCCGTGGCGATTTTGGAcgtttttgaagatttgaaaTTGGATGAGGATGATGATGCGGAGACCAGGAAAATTATGG caaaatacGCGCTCGCCTATCTCAAAAAAGATTGGAGCAAAGTAGACGAGCTCTGGAGCAAAGGAACTCGCTACACATGTGCAGTTCGTGACATTCTTCACCATTATATTCGTCTTCGAAAGGAAAAAGATCAACTTTTGGCGATTCAATGGATTCTGACAAATAAAGTAGTTCAGCTGGTTCCAGAGGATGATAAACGGAAATCCTGCGTATTCTCACAACAATCTGATGAtgatttattggaaaaagaagaTCGAAAAGCGACATTTTATTGTATTAGTAAAACGACTTTTGgtgtcatttttaaaactttattcggaaatttgaattctcgaTGCTTAAAGTATGATATGTCGGCCAGTGCTGCCAAGAATGGAGGTGTCGACATCGAGGATACTCTGGAATCCTGGGAAACTGCTTCATCATGCTTTCTGATCCTTTGCCTTCTCCTTAGAATCAATAAAATCCGAACTACGGCGGTTTTGACGTCGGCTATTAAAGAGGGAAAACAATTTCTGATTACTGTTTCTAAAAAGAGctcattcatatttttaatggatAATATTACGAAGGGAACCAATTTCGATACGATTTGTAGAAGAGTTGAGAAGATTTTATCGGCTGTTCAACAGGGAAATCGTGTCTTGCAGAGTATTGGAACTTTTGCAAag
- the Y41E3.7 gene encoding GOLD domain-containing protein (Partially confirmed by transcript evidence): protein MASFVFLVDRVCPPFKGFIADKKAIKDAELKEFAPQVTEQSAQPPSLQQVDQRLFEDQRKQIQEALNAQTFHQFSAYAQEQFPGQPEQQTTLIRQLQEQHYQQYMSQVYAQQSTTPNGAEMNPEESHQHQIRRDDDSDVSDDEAGEDLPLSSIHANMGLFCHSNPAISPASLWNRQDINEFKANIKKDGHEGIIKVGHGETVTVRVPTHENGSCLFWEFATDHYDIGFGVYFEWTVADSNQVSVHVSESDDEEDYDEALEAEQAEAGGGGGGAAGQGGPGDVEAGAMQTRRVDPNKPRQDEIIPVYRRDCHEEVYAGSHRYPGRGIYLLKFDNSYSLWRSKTLYYRVYYSK from the exons ATGGCCTCGTTCGTCTTCCTCGTCGATCGTGTGTGTCCGCCGTTCAAGGGATTCATTGCCGATAAGAAGGCTAT aaaagacgCGGAACTGAAAGAATTCGCGCCACAGGTCACTGAACAAAGCGCCCAGCCACCGTCTCTTCAACAAGTTGATCAGAGACTTTTCGAGGATCAGCG GAAGCAAATCCAAGAAGCACTCAACGCACAGACCTTCCATCAATTCTCAGCCTACGCTCAGGAGCAATTCCCAGGACAACCGGAACAACAGACGACACTTATTCGACAGCTCCAAGAGCAACACTATCAACAATACATGTCTCAGGTCTATGCTCAACAATCGACTACGCCGAACGGTGCAGAAATGAATCCAGAGGAGTCGCATCAACATCAGATTCGTCGTGATGATGATTCGGATGTTTCGGATGATGAAGCTGGGGAGGATTTGCCTT TGTCTTCAATTCACGCAAATATGGGCCTCTTCTGTCACT ccaACCCTGCAATTTCGCCCGCCTCACTCTGGAATCGGCAGGATATTAATGAGTTCAAGGCGAATATCAAGAAAGACGGACACGAGGGAATTATTAAAGTTGGACACGGCGAGACGGTGACG gtcCGGGTCCCAACTCACGAAAATGGTTCATGTCTATTCTGGGAATTCGCGACGGATCACTACGATATTGGTTTCGGTGTCTACTTTGAATGGACCGTAGCCGACAGTAATCAAGTTTCGGTGCACGTTAGTGAATCCGATGATGAGGAGGATTATGATGAAGCACTTGAAGCGGAGCAGGCGGAAgctggaggtggtggtggaggagcCGCTGGACAGGGTGGACCAGGAGATGTGGAAGCTGGAGCCATGCAGACAAG ACGTGTTGATCCGAACAAGCCGCGGCAGGATGAAATAATTCCGGTGTATCGTCGAGATTGTCACGAAGAAGTGTATGCGGGAAGTCATCGTTATCCGGGTCGCGGAATTTATCTGCTCAAATTCGACAATTCGTATTCTTTGTGGCGTTCGAAGACGCTCTACTATCGTGTCTACTACAGTAAATAa
- the Y41E3.8 gene encoding Glycine Rich Secreted Protein (Confirmed by transcript evidence), which yields MVYIDKDGNVLEKKQKGIVEMIVGFFTFIMLFFRSLLGFTSPTNRNSNSQDYRNIVRGGGVNGAGGGGNAYRRNGGGGGGGGRNIGGLPTSSGVAPPPMGGGCCGGGGCG from the exons ATGGTTTATATCGATAAAG ATGGAAATGTGCTcgaaaagaagcaaaaaggAATTGTCGAGATGATCGTCGGATTCTTCACATTTATCATGttatt ctTCCGCTCACTGCTCGGCTTCACATCTCCTACAAACCGAAACAGCAATTCTCAAGACTACCGGAATATTGTTCGAGGCGGCGGAGTTAACGGAGCAGGCGGCGGTGGAAATGCCTACAGGCGGAATGGAGGCGGTGGAGGTGGAGGCGGAAGAAACATCGGAGGACTTCCAACATCATCCGGAGTCGCTCCACCACCAATGGGAGGCGGTTGCTGTGGAGGAGGTGGTTGTGGAtaa
- the fcd-2 gene encoding FANCD2 (Confirmed by transcript evidence): MSDEEFDILDDENSHVAASQHVEDDDPDDRHNSGNRRNFSMAMTQKLFGNLDGAGAENHVSYAENAYVTPRNRFEEILKEENVRIVNDQDEGMMDMEMGSYEKCVVFGNNLNSEDLCRNLEKRMENDRGETFAEFLLACGSDQDMLALFLSPAKSLFGLQDTIFRAFLQIKATQTKAFDFLLQKLNILAKRQDERDLLLAQTCVAHMRHLSRLFEPQAVFNTIFEFQWRFWSPNVRNDLIAALPEIFTDISLQQSTAVRLHKECSETQGVPGLPSFQLQIIETLRLLRMDPGTARKIRMDLCNLCMDLDPACLPSLVAFSLGSLLVFQGKADDEEAHFHEMLRQLARLLKIDGLKKKTSKPSSDSLIVEVFGHFLKFFRLNDKRAWKHITTWISKSKKPVVATKPEEDMDSEETPSPPEEESATWLTTFEAFLYFSLLSNTESCPPTFVAAVNSKILNIPAAFTTKFLRIIDLVISCKKFATCHLPALIHVARHCFWSSDGNVRQMGVSMWKQLFVGMEKRDREKVFTELMKHFSQSETECEAVLDVFFKVIKSTNSSVIQEFSTQIQKCIELIHKLSIPNIKRLFQVMLMMPSKSTEKEATRFEIDEIISRFLLSVSDREKFLGLLALLMKIQVEMGKKHSENQEHLVREGISRCEEAVKSSSALRGAFYEHMRIVLQQHKRTEEIRFLSDWSTDLLKRFKNDFFELPPNPESNTDPDSQSTWNLKLNSARLLEIAPMFELIKEIQVLKMRWREEDQDSLTSSYDISVIKNLSFAFEAVLPKDENLPLNRQEKLAQLFFNVQWTRTVLNGFLSQSSVDFLSSDDVSTLSIKNFYVMMDAEKKLAASLVDLATWNVPNLNFGRSGKRDVIVISSEKTKSKKGRKRKSDETTVIGGDGQTNSADVTVNDDDREENLEAEVVKEAPSVLLQLKSHYIPLKLRPIVHLMKLANKKRSALKYLCDELQSVIDTLIKQKKKTPPMLLAARRAAAPTTPNSSKFYHGDSVTIWFCVKKAVEQVWGIVELVFGVFAEQSDASQELKSRVQKDMDDLGEKSLNLIHSILSGELYGGEEKLSPAERVERKSVLIRIIEKKMLSSEHLSNDSEKARVEIGKFLAKSAEFSPTPAVAVAILDVFEDLKLDEDDDAETRKIMAKYALAYLKKDWSKVDELWSKGTRYTCAVRDILHHYIRLRKEKDQLLAIQWILTNKVVQLVPEDDKRKSCVFSQQSDDDLLEKEDRKATFYCISKTTFGVIFKTLFGNLNSRCLKYDMSASAAKNGGVDIEDTLESWETASSCFLILCLLLRINKIRTTAVLTSAIKEGKQFLITVSKKSSFIFLMDNITKGTNFDTICRRVEKILSAVQQGNRVLQSIGTFAKTNKCVLLLKKFPELRAESENCLRVIHSAMVKNECLNAFTVGLVKSRSIDGDIIMDQRASEIDSDSE, encoded by the exons ATGTCAGATGAAGAATTCGACATTCTAGATGATGAAAATAGTCATGTGGCTGCATCCCAACACGTGGAAGATg ATGATCCTGATGATCGCCACAATTCCGGAAATCGACGAAATTTCTCGATGGCAATGACTCAGAAGCTGTTCGGAAATCTGGATGGAGCCGGCGCCGAGAATCACGTTTCCTATGCTGAAAATGCGTACGTCACGCCGAGAAATCGCTTCGAAGAGATTTTAAAAGAGGAAAATGTGAGAATTGTGAACGATCAGGACGAGGGAATGATGGATATGGAGATGGGAAGCTATGAGAAATGTGtcgtttttggaaataatttaaatagcGAGGATCTCTgtcgaaatttggaaaaacgaaTGGAAAATGATAGAGGAGAGACGTTTGCGGAATTTCTGTTGGCTTGTGGAAGTGATCAAGACATGTTGGCTCTTTTTCTGAGCCCTGCAAAATC ACTATTCGGCCTGCAGGACACAATTTTCCGGGCTTTTCTTCAAATCAAAGCGACGCAAACCAAGgcctttgattttttgcttcaaaaactgaatattcTAGCAAAACGGCAGGATGAGAGAGATTTGCTGCTGGCGCAGACTTGTGTGGCCCATATGCGCCACTTAAGCCGGCTCTTCGAACCACAAGCCGTGTTCAACACGATTTTCGAGTTTCAATGGAGATTCTGGAGCCCCAACGTCAGAAATGATCTGATCGCCGCGCTTCCAGAGATCTTCACCGATATCTCTCTGCAACAATCCACCGCTGTCCGGCTTCACAAGGAATGCTCAGAGACACAAGGTGTACCCGGTCTTCCATCGTTTCAGCTGCAAATTATAGAAACTCTACGGCTTCTGCGCATGGATCCCGGCACCGCCAGGAAGATTCGAATGGATCTTTGCAATTTGTGCATGGATTTGGATCCGGCGTGTCTTCCATCCCTCGTCGCGTTCTCTCTGGGAAGCTTGTTAGTTTTTCAAGGCAAGGCCGACGATGAAGAAGCTCATTTTCATGAGATGCTCCGTCAGCTCGCTCGTCTTCTGAAAATCGATGGTCTCAAGAAGAAAACCAGCAAACCATCTTCTGATTCGCTAATCGTCGAGGTTTTCggtcattttctaaaattcttcCGACTCAACGATAAACGCGCCTGGAAGCACATAACCACGTGGATTTCCAAAAGTAAGAAGCCTGTGGTGGCGACTAAACCGGAAGAGGATATGGATTCAGAAGAGACCCCGTCGCCACCGGAGGAAGAATCTGCCACGTGGCTTACCACATTCGAGgcttttctctatttctcgtTGCTCTCCAACACGGAATCGTGTCCGCCGACGTTCGTAGCGGCGGTTAATTCGAAAATCCTGAACATTCCGGCCGCATTCACCACGAAATTTCTTCGAATCATCGATCTTGTCATTTCATGCAAGAAATTCGCCACGTGTCACTTGCCGGCTCTAATCCACGTGGCACGGCACTGCTTCTGGTCGTCGGATGGAAATGTTCGACAGATGGGTGTTTCAATGTGGAAACAATTGTTTGTTGGAATGGAGAAACGGGATAGAGAG aaagtcttCACCGAACTTATGAAGCACTTTTCCCAAAGTGAAACCGAATGTGAAGCCGTCCTCGATGTATTCTTTAAAGTTATTAAATCAACGAATTCCAGTGTAATTCAGGAATTTTCAACGCAAATTCAG aaatgcatCGAGCTGATTCACAAACTATCAATTCCGAACATCAAGCGACTCTTCCAAGTGATGCTCATGATGCCTTCAAAATCCACGGAAAAAGAAGCGACACGCTTTGAAATCGACGAGATAATCAGCCGATTCTTGTTATCTGTCAGTGATCGAGAGAAATTTCTGGGTCTTCTAGCgcttttgatgaaaattcaagtggaaatgggaaaaaagcACTCGGAGAATCAGGAGCATCTTGTTCGTGAGGGGATTTCTCGTTGTGAAGAAGCAGTTAAATCATCGTCTGCTCTTCGTGGAGCATTTTATGAGCACATGAGAATTGTCCTTCAACAGCATAAACGGACAGAGGAGATTCGATTCTTATCCGATTGGTCCACTGATCTActgaaaagatttaaaaatgactttttcGAGTTGCCACCGAATCCAGAATCCAACACCGATCCCGATTCTCAATCCACGTGGAATCTCAAGCTGAACTCGGCGAGGTTGCTGGAAATCGCGCCAATGTTTGAGCTAATTAAAGAGATACAAGTGTTGAAAATGCGTTGGAGAGAAGAGGATCAGGATTCGTTGACGTCGAGTTATGATATAAGTGTCATTAAGAACTTGAGCTTCGCGTTTG AAGCAGTTCTCCCAAAAGATGAAAATCTCCCCCTCAATCGCCAGGAAAAACTCGCCCAATTATTCTTCAACGTCCAATGGACCCGAACAGTTCTCAACGGTTTCCTATCGCAGAGCTCTGTCGATTTTCTGTCTTCTGACGATGTTTCGACGCtttcaatcaaaaacttttacgTGATGATGGATGCAGAGAAGAAGCTCGCCGCTTCTCTTGTAGACCTCGCCACGTGGAATGTaccgaatttgaatttcggaaGAAGCGGGAAACGAGATGTCATTGTGATTAGTTCGGAGAAGACGAAATCGAAGAAAGGGAGGAAGAGAAAAAGTGATGAGACTACTGTAATTGGAGGAGATGGACAGACAAATAGTGCAGATGTTACTGTAAATGATGATGATAGAGAAGAGAATTTGGAGGCAGAAGTTGTTAAAG AGGCTCCAAGCGTCCTCCTACAACTAAAATCCCACTACATTCCACTGAAACTCCGTCCAATTGTGCATCTAATGAAGCTCGCCAACAAAAAACGATCAGCTCTAAAATATCTCTGCGATGAACTTCAATCTGTCATCGATACActtattaaacaaaaaaaaaagacaccaCCAATGTTGTTAGCTGCTCGTCGTGCTGCTGCTCCAACAACTCCAAATTCGTCGAAATTTTATCACGGAGATTCAGTGACAATTTGGTTTTGTGTCAAAAAGGCTGTCGAGCAAGTTTGGGGAATTGTCGAGCTCGTTTTTGGCGTTTTTGCCGAGCAATCTGATGCAAGTCAGGAGTTGAAATCTAGAGTTCAGAAGGATATGGATGATTTGGGAGAGAAGAGTTTGAACTTGATTCATTCGATTTTGAG cGGTGAACTCTATGGTGGTGAGGAGAAGCTTTCCCCGGCAGAACGAGTAGAACGGAAATCTGTGCTAATTCGAATAATCGAGAAGAAAATGCTCAGCTCTGAGCATTTGTCCAATGATTCTGAAAAGGCTCGTGtggaaattggcaaatttcttGCCAAATCTGCAGAGTTCTCACCGACTCCTGCGGTTGCCGTGGCGATTTTGGAcgtttttgaagatttgaaaTTGGATGAGGATGATGATGCGGAGACCAGGAAAATTATGG caaaatacGCGCTCGCCTATCTCAAAAAAGATTGGAGCAAAGTAGACGAGCTCTGGAGCAAAGGAACTCGCTACACATGTGCAGTTCGTGACATTCTTCACCATTATATTCGTCTTCGAAAGGAAAAAGATCAACTTTTGGCGATTCAATGGATTCTGACAAATAAAGTAGTTCAGCTGGTTCCAGAGGATGATAAACGGAAATCCTGCGTATTCTCACAACAATCTGATGAtgatttattggaaaaagaagaTCGAAAAGCGACATTTTATTGTATTAGTAAAACGACTTTTGgtgtcatttttaaaactttattcggaaatttgaattctcgaTGCTTAAAGTATGATATGTCGGCCAGTGCTGCCAAGAATGGAGGTGTCGACATCGAGGATACTCTGGAATCCTGGGAAACTGCTTCATCATGCTTTCTGATCCTTTGCCTTCTCCTTAGAATCAATAAAATCCGAACTACGGCGGTTTTGACGTCGGCTATTAAAGAGGGAAAACAATTTCTGATTACTGTTTCTAAAAAGAGctcattcatatttttaatggatAATATTACGAAGGGAACCAATTTCGATACGATTTGTAGAAGAGTTGAGAAGATTTTATCGGCTGTTCAACAGGGAAATCGTGTCTTGCAGAGTATTGGAACTTTTGCAAag
- the Y41E3.7 gene encoding GOLD domain-containing protein (Confirmed by transcript evidence): protein MSQVYAQQSTTPNGAEMNPEESHQHQIRRDDDSDVSDDEAGEDLPSNPAISPASLWNRQDINEFKANIKKDGHEGIIKVGHGETVTVRVPTHENGSCLFWEFATDHYDIGFGVYFEWTVADSNQVSVHVSESDDEEDYDEALEAEQAEAGGGGGGAAGQGGPGDVEAGAMQTRRVDPNKPRQDEIIPVYRRDCHEEVYAGSHRYPGRGIYLLKFDNSYSLWRSKTLYYRVYYSK, encoded by the exons ATGTCTCAGGTCTATGCTCAACAATCGACTACGCCGAACGGTGCAGAAATGAATCCAGAGGAGTCGCATCAACATCAGATTCGTCGTGATGATGATTCGGATGTTTCGGATGATGAAGCTGGGGAGGATTTGCCTT ccaACCCTGCAATTTCGCCCGCCTCACTCTGGAATCGGCAGGATATTAATGAGTTCAAGGCGAATATCAAGAAAGACGGACACGAGGGAATTATTAAAGTTGGACACGGCGAGACGGTGACG gtcCGGGTCCCAACTCACGAAAATGGTTCATGTCTATTCTGGGAATTCGCGACGGATCACTACGATATTGGTTTCGGTGTCTACTTTGAATGGACCGTAGCCGACAGTAATCAAGTTTCGGTGCACGTTAGTGAATCCGATGATGAGGAGGATTATGATGAAGCACTTGAAGCGGAGCAGGCGGAAgctggaggtggtggtggaggagcCGCTGGACAGGGTGGACCAGGAGATGTGGAAGCTGGAGCCATGCAGACAAG ACGTGTTGATCCGAACAAGCCGCGGCAGGATGAAATAATTCCGGTGTATCGTCGAGATTGTCACGAAGAAGTGTATGCGGGAAGTCATCGTTATCCGGGTCGCGGAATTTATCTGCTCAAATTCGACAATTCGTATTCTTTGTGGCGTTCGAAGACGCTCTACTATCGTGTCTACTACAGTAAATAa
- the Y41E3.8 gene encoding Glycine Rich Secreted Protein (Confirmed by transcript evidence), which yields MIVGFFTFIMLFFRSLLGFTSPTNRNSNSQDYRNIVRGGGVNGAGGGGNAYRRNGGGGGGGGRNIGGLPTSSGVAPPPMGGGCCGGGGCG from the exons ATGATCGTCGGATTCTTCACATTTATCATGttatt ctTCCGCTCACTGCTCGGCTTCACATCTCCTACAAACCGAAACAGCAATTCTCAAGACTACCGGAATATTGTTCGAGGCGGCGGAGTTAACGGAGCAGGCGGCGGTGGAAATGCCTACAGGCGGAATGGAGGCGGTGGAGGTGGAGGCGGAAGAAACATCGGAGGACTTCCAACATCATCCGGAGTCGCTCCACCACCAATGGGAGGCGGTTGCTGTGGAGGAGGTGGTTGTGGAtaa